In the uncultured Erythrobacter sp. genome, TGGCGCCTGCGCGCCCGGTGCGGCCGATGCGATGGACGTAATCATCGGGGTGCCACGGCGTGTCATAGTTGAAGACGTGGCTGACGCCCTTGATGTCGAGCCCGCGGGCCGCGACGTCTGACGCCACCAGAATATTCACTTCGCCCGCCTTGAACCGGTCAAGCTCCTTGATCCGGCTCGACTGGTCCATGTCGCCGTGAATCTCCGACGAACGGAAGCCCAGCCGATTGAGGCTCTGGTTCAATTCGCGCACCGTGGTCTTGCGGTTGGCGAAGATGATCGCGGTTTCGATCAGGTCGTTTTCAAGGAACCAGCGCAGCGTGTCCTTTTTGGTGCGGGACTTCACCGGCACCTTGAAGGCGGTGATGTCGGCATTGGTGGACGCCGCACGCGTGGTTTCGATCCGCTTGGGGTTGTTGAGGAACTTCTTCGCCAGCTTTTCAATCGGCGCAGGCATCGTTGCCGAAAACAGCATCGTCTGGCGGGTTTCGGGCAGCTTGGAGCAGATGAATTCGATGTCGGGGATGAACCCCATGTCGAGCATCCGGTCAGCCTCGTCGATCACCAGCAATTCGCAGCCGTTGAGCATGATCTTGCCGCGCTCGAACAGGTCCATCAACCGGCCAGGTGTCGCGATCAGCACGTCGACCCCGTCCGACAGGGCCTTCAACTGGTCACCCATCTGCACGCCGCCGATCAGCAGCGCCATCTTGAGATCGTGGTTCTTGCCGTACTTCTCGAAGTTCTCAGCCACCTGAGCGGCGAGTTCGCGGGTCGGCTCGAGGATCAGCGAACGCGGCATCAGCGCGCGGCGGCGGCCTGCGGCCATCACGTCGATCATCGGGAGCACGAAGCTCGCTGTCTTGCCAGTCCCGGTCTGGGCGATGCCGATGAGGTCGCGCATCATCAGGATGGTCGGGATCGCCTGCGCCTGAATCGCGGTCGGCGTGGTGTAGCCCGCGTCTTCGACGGCTTTGAGCAATTCAGGCGAAAGGCCGAGATCGGCGAATGTCATGCGGTGTGTGGTGTCCGAAAATAGCGGGCAGGGTTACTGCCGGGATTGCAGCCCTGCGCGCGGTTAGCGTAGCATCGGGCTGCCGCGCCTTTCCTGCAAATGGTCGCAAAAGTCAAGGAATCGCGCGGGTGAAGCGCGATATGTCAGCTGCGCACCTCGACCAGTTCACGCATGGTATCAACCTCGCAGCGCGCGCCGGTGCGCGATTGCAGCTTGTCACGCTCGACACACAGACGACCGTCCTTGTTCTTCTCAACATAGAAGCCGGAGTAGAAGTCTCGGGCGCGGCACGATTTTTCGAGATTGACCGAGATCATCCGCCGGTCACGCAGGAACAAAACAAGCCGGTTGCCGCTGCCCGTTTGCACCCCTGCTATCCCGTCAAGCGCGACGCATTTTTCCTTGCCGCCTTCCTCAAAC is a window encoding:
- a CDS encoding DEAD/DEAH box helicase, producing the protein MTFADLGLSPELLKAVEDAGYTTPTAIQAQAIPTILMMRDLIGIAQTGTGKTASFVLPMIDVMAAGRRRALMPRSLILEPTRELAAQVAENFEKYGKNHDLKMALLIGGVQMGDQLKALSDGVDVLIATPGRLMDLFERGKIMLNGCELLVIDEADRMLDMGFIPDIEFICSKLPETRQTMLFSATMPAPIEKLAKKFLNNPKRIETTRAASTNADITAFKVPVKSRTKKDTLRWFLENDLIETAIIFANRKTTVRELNQSLNRLGFRSSEIHGDMDQSSRIKELDRFKAGEVNILVASDVAARGLDIKGVSHVFNYDTPWHPDDYVHRIGRTGRAGAKGRAFTFVSEEDAEAISNVEKLTGSAIKVFGKEDVRVDLTEVIAKAEAAKAKAEPEVRTEEAREDRPERKPRRAREDREERAPREERAPREERAQREERAPREARPPREERPRREKPGPRTDRVTASDEQKPRRRYHEDDEPVPAGEWNGPRPGFLDVGFG